Part of the Cyprinus carpio isolate SPL01 chromosome A23, ASM1834038v1, whole genome shotgun sequence genome, GTCACAGCAACAGATAAGCTGTTTATCATCCAAGCTGCTCCTTTTCTTCATTCCACCAAGTACTGATAAAATGAACTTAGAATTTAGAAATGGCTCTGCGATGCCATCTACTGGGAGCAGAGTCAAAGCAAcactgaaggaatagttcacccaaaaatgaaaatttgctataaatgttctcaccctcaggtcaaccaagatgtagatgagtttttttctttatcaaacaGATTTGCATaactttagcattacatcacttgcccatcaatggatcctctgcagtgaatgggtgccgtcatgagagtaatgataaaaacatcacaagagaGATTCAAGAGATTCAagataataatccacaagtaatccatatgacttcagtccatcaattaaacatcttgtgaattgaaaagctgcatgtttgtattaaacaaatctattattaagacgtttttaacttgaAACTGTTGCTACTGGGTAAAATAGGAGTGTTCTAGCCATAAAATAGctttctccattaaaaaaaaaatcttcttgtctaaatcaggagagaaatgtgcacaaaCATGTTGGTGTATTTTGTTATGAGATAACAACTATGAGATAAtcacttttttatggattattatggtgaatttgttttttacaaacaagcagcttttggttcacaagacattaattgatggattgtactgtagttgtgtggattacttgtggattattgtgatgttttaatcagctgtttggactctcattctgacggcacccattcactacaagaggatccattgatgagcaagagatgtaaagctaaatttctaaaaatttgttcaatgaaaaaaaaaaaggaactattcccttaattaatttgtgattttaCTTGGGAATGTTTTATGTACTGCTGGTATCTGAAATATATTCCTACTTTCTTCTTGTGGGTCCCATGTGCCTTCTTGCTCCATGGCTTTCAAATAGAGCCTCAGTATCTCTTTGGACTGTCTCTCTTCTTCCCTGCGGTCCAGCATTCTTTGCAGCGTATCCTGTAGGACCTGAGTTTTCTGCTGTGAGAAGTCCAACGCTGCAGCCAGATCTGAGCACGGCACATCAATCAAACTCTGTAACACACATTTATACAGTTATTCTCTGTAAACCACAGTACAACATTGGCTGTTTACACACTACAATCATACATGTAAATGATAATAGTCAGATATATCGCAAAATAAAAAGCCACTAAGCCAGAATCACATGGACCTGTAGATCTCCCTCGGACATGAGGATAATACTGGCCAGGTCCTGTCTGAGCTGTTCTGCCAAACTGCGCCAAGATTCAAACCCATCAACTGTGTCTTTTCCATCTACCTCCAGATCAGTGGACATTCTGCAAGGCTGTGCTGTCCCTCCATCAACTAGACAAAATAGATCTGTTTAGATTAGTAAGCGTGCTgaacaaatatacataaataaataataataaaaaaaaaatcctggtaTAGTTTATATTTCACCTTGATGAGAATGCATCCATATTTCGTCGGCATGCAATAGCATGAATTTTGTATTTGCTGGCAGACACATGAAGTAAGCCTCATCTTCCACAATAGTCCCATCCTCTTCTAGCACCACTGAGACTGATGCACTGGGATTCATCCCAAGAGCCTCACCACCTGTGAGTGACAGAGACGAGAATGTGTCGAATGACAAATAGAGCATATGATGAACTGTcaactttaaaaaacacaaagagagagagaattgcaatttaaattatttttaaatgtatatatatatatatatatccttattACTTTAATTACTAATACGtaatataactaatattattTGTCTATAGTCATCTTTAAGTtctaaacttattttaaacttgaCTCTAacgtatatttttaaattatgcctACTTTAcgtaaaacacttttaaattacCACTGTTTAAAATTTGCAATATAAACAatctatttaataatttcatcTGAAAAGGCTGTTTACTCATTTAAGGCTGAAAACTACTTTATTTTCAAACTCACCTTTTATTTTGAGCTGATCCAGAGAGGTTACCGCCAGTCCATAATACTTCTCTCGACTAATGTTACACACTTTACACGCTTTTAATTCTGCCATGATAATAGTCAAAGTTTAAAGTTCATAAGTCAGTATCTTCAAAGCTTCCCACTTTTCTCTTGGATATTACTTTTGTGTCTGAAACCTGATAACTCACATTACACGTAACGTTATCACTGTCTGAGATTGTCTCACAAAGAAattgaaaataaacacatttcggCTTCCGCGTTTTGAAACGTGCTGATCGAATCGGTAACAGCTCGCTAGCCTTGCGATGTGAATGAATCGTTCTTTTGATTCgaatcttttaaatgaatcgaTTGAACCGATTCACAAATGCGGACTGAGCTCTTATTCACTTTTCTTTCAAGTAGGGCTCATTCTTTGATACgaacagttcaaaagaaccgatcAATGCAAATGACTCGACCTTCATATCACTAGTTCAGACTATAGTAATCGAGCACCGCTGAAGTGTCAGCGTCCTTAGCCTTTTGGCTAACAGCTCTGAAAAGATGGCATCCTCGGACCAACCTGACCACCAAAATCAGGTAGTTCATAACATTCATCCATCTAACAACATGCATTCTGATTGTTCGGCCTTGGAGCTGCATAGTAAATGCAAAATTCGGCACGCTTTAATTATTGATAAGCTCATAATCTGGCTGTCCCATGTTGTTTTGGGAAAGTTTTAGCTGATTTGCTAGCGCCCTGGTCACTGTCTCACCCATGCAGTTAGATGTATGTGTGACAGGTGCAGGCACAGAGCATAGCGCATACAGGACATTTCACTGCAGATATCAATGTGTCAGTCTCTGGGAAATAATACAAGAGCTAAATGGACA contains:
- the LOC109048163 gene encoding DNA fragmentation factor subunit alpha-like isoform X2, producing the protein MAELKACKVCNISREKYYGLAVTSLDQLKIKGGEALGMNPSASVSVVLEEDGTIVEDEAYFMCLPANTKFMLLHADEIWMHSHQVDGGTAQPCRMSTDLEVDGKDTVDGFESWRSLAEQLRQDLASIILMSEGDLQSLIDVPCSDLAAALDFSQQKTQVLQDTLQRMLDRREEERQSKEILRLYLKAMEQEGTWDPQEERARLDETDGVQVEAAAGFSSTTLTLLKDKKYPQTRLSNEELQMVAGNGVKVMMKVLGWEGERTSALVQACESELSKRLQRVQALQSLSAQNQSTSQPHTERETRAKRRKKHTH
- the LOC109048163 gene encoding DNA fragmentation factor subunit alpha-like isoform X1, translated to MAELKACKVCNISREKYYGLAVTSLDQLKIKGGEALGMNPSASVSVVLEEDGTIVEDEAYFMCLPANTKFMLLHADEIWMHSHQDLFCLVDGGTAQPCRMSTDLEVDGKDTVDGFESWRSLAEQLRQDLASIILMSEGDLQSLIDVPCSDLAAALDFSQQKTQVLQDTLQRMLDRREEERQSKEILRLYLKAMEQEGTWDPQEERARLDETDGVQVEAAAGFSSTTLTLLKDKKYPQTRLSNEELQMVAGNGVKVMMKVLGWEGERTSALVQACESELSKRLQRVQALQSLSAQNQSTSQPHTERETRAKRRKKHTH